Sequence from the Catenuloplanes indicus genome:
TCGACCAGGCCGTGAGCAAGGGCGTGATCCACAAGAACCAGGCCGCGAACCGCAAGTCGGCCATCGCGAAGCGCCTGCACTCGCTCTCCAGCGCCGCCTGATTCACCGCACGTCGCGTACGGGTATCGCGCCGGCCTCCGCACGAGGCCGCGCGGTGCCCGTACGTGCGTTTGACCCCCCATCATGATCACAACGCCGCTGGATCTGGCCTCCGCCGCGGACCTCGCCGCCGACATCATGTCGGCCGCGTTCGGCCTCACGCCCGCCGAGGAACTCCAGCGCCGCGACATCTTCGCCGAACACGCCCGCCACCCCGGCCTGATCGCCCGCGGCGCGTTCGACGGCTCTCGCCTGGTCGGCTTCTGCTACGGCTTTCCCGCCGGCGACCGCAGCTGGTGGGAACGCCAGGTTCACCCCCGCCTCGCCGCCGTCGGCGCCGCCTCCTGGCTCGCCTCCGACACGCTCGAACTCACCGAACTGCACGTCCACCCGGACCACCAGGGCCACGGCCTCGGCCGCACCCTGATAACCGAGGTCTGCGACGCCAGCCCGGCCACCCGCGTGCTGCTCAGTGTCCGCGTCCAGAGCACCGCCGCCCGCCACCTCTACAGCACGCTCGGCTTCACCGAGCTCACCACGCCCTTCCTCTTCGGCGGCGTACCACCCCACTACCTCCTGATGGGTGCCCCCCAGCCGTTGCGCCGCTGACCGGCCCACCCGGCCCACACCATTGGCCACCCGGCCACCCACCGCGCCACCAGCCCTGCCGCGCCACTTTCCGCACATCAGGCCCCCGCCGCGCCAGGCTCCCCGCGGGTCCCGACCCACCGCCTCGCCGAACCGGACGTGCGCGGCGCCCGGCCGCGCCGAGCGGGCTACGGATCACCGTCGTCCCGGCACCCTCGACATCGTCCCGGCACCCTCGACATCGTCCCGGCACCCTCGACATCGTCCCGGCACCCTCGACATCGTCGGCAACAGGCGGAGCCCGTCGCCCTGGCCCGGTTTCGTCCGATAAAGGTGGTTGGGTACCTCGCCGGAAGAGGTCGCGGTTCTCGGCTACTCGTAGCGGTGGTCGGCCGAGCGGCGGGCGCGCTGTTGCGGCGTGTCCGCGTGACGTCCCCGGTCGGAACGCTGGTCGATCCGCAGGTCACCGCCGAGCGAGCCGTTTCCGCCGGCCATCCGCCGGCCGTGACCAGCCGCGGGCGGAGGCTGTCGATCGGCGCCTCCCGGGAGCTGGCGCTGACCGGCGTCTCCGGGGCCCTGACGATCCCCGGGCTCGCCGGAACGTTGCGAGAACCGATCGGGGAAGTGATGCGTGCCGCCGTCTGCGGAACGCCGGGCGGACGGCGCACCGCCGGCCCTCGACCCGCCACCACCGGGTTGCACCGGCCCGCCGAACGGTAACCGGTACGACTCGTTCGACCGTCGGCCGCTCGGCACGCCGGAACGCCGGCCGAGGTTCGCGGGCTCGTCCCCGCCGTCCGCCCGCCGCGCCACGTCTCCCTGCCGGTGCGACCTGTTCTGCCGGTGCGTCTCGCGATGCCGGTGCGACTCGGCCTGCCAGTCCGGCTCGTTCTGCCGCACCTGATGTCCCTGCCGACCCGGCTCGCCATACCGGTCCGGCTCACTGTGCCGGTCCCGCTCACTGTGCCGGTCCTGCTCACCGCGCCGGTCGCGATCACCAAGCGGATCCCACTCACCACGCCGATCGTGGTCACCAAGCCGGTCGCGGTCACCAAGCCGGTCGCGGTCACCAAGCCGGTCCGGCTCGCCACACCGAATCGAATTGCCAGGCACGCTCTGGCCCAGCCAGTCCAGCTCCGCCCGCCGATCCGCATCATCCGGGCGGACCTGGCCCCGCCGGGCATCGCCGCCGTACCGATACGAGTCGCCCGGCCCGCCGCGCTCCTGATACCCGGACGGCTCGCCTCGCCGGCTGCTCTGCCGGATCGGATTGGCCTGCCAGTCGGTGCCGGACGACCGATCCGAGCCGGCGTACCCGGTGCCGGCCGGCGTATCGGCACACCGCTCACCACGGCCCGCCACGGAGTCCCCCGCCCAGGAGCGGCC
This genomic interval carries:
- a CDS encoding GNAT family N-acetyltransferase — translated: MITTPLDLASAADLAADIMSAAFGLTPAEELQRRDIFAEHARHPGLIARGAFDGSRLVGFCYGFPAGDRSWWERQVHPRLAAVGAASWLASDTLELTELHVHPDHQGHGLGRTLITEVCDASPATRVLLSVRVQSTAARHLYSTLGFTELTTPFLFGGVPPHYLLMGAPQPLRR